A stretch of Bradyrhizobium sp. AZCC 2262 DNA encodes these proteins:
- a CDS encoding tripartite tricarboxylate transporter TctB family protein, protein MSNTDIEIVVDDPTAPEADSPVVTSTRAVDVVVSLLLLGLAVTLGYDNWRTGAGWESTGPQAGYFPFYLSVILAGASLYGLIAAFLSRKEARETFVTQAQLRRVMAVFVPTLLFCLAMQFLGLYVASFLLIAGFMRVVGKIAWWKSLLTALVFTAVMFVTFDIAFDVIMPKGPLEAALGR, encoded by the coding sequence ATGTCCAACACTGATATTGAAATTGTCGTCGATGATCCGACCGCGCCCGAGGCGGATTCGCCAGTGGTCACCAGCACTCGCGCGGTCGACGTGGTCGTCTCCCTCCTGCTGCTCGGGCTCGCAGTGACGCTCGGATACGATAACTGGCGCACCGGCGCAGGATGGGAGTCGACCGGCCCGCAGGCCGGCTATTTCCCGTTCTATCTCTCCGTCATCCTTGCAGGCGCGAGTCTCTACGGCCTGATCGCCGCATTCCTGTCGCGCAAGGAAGCCCGAGAGACGTTTGTCACGCAGGCCCAGCTGCGCCGCGTGATGGCGGTATTCGTGCCGACGCTGCTGTTCTGCCTCGCCATGCAGTTCCTCGGGCTCTATGTCGCAAGCTTCCTGCTGATTGCGGGTTTCATGCGAGTGGTCGGCAAGATCGCGTGGTGGAAATCGCTGCTCACCGCCTTGGTGTTCACCGCCGTGATGTTCGTGACCTTCGACATCGCCTTTGACGTCATCATGCCGAAGGGTCCGCTCGAAGCGGCGCTCGGCCGCTAG
- a CDS encoding pyridoxal-phosphate-dependent aminotransferase family protein yields the protein MRQGRHFLQIPGPSPVPDRVLRAMDMPVIDHRSAQFAELGRAVLEGSQRIFQTAGPVVIFPSSGTGAWEAAIVNTLSPGDKVLMVETGHFATLWRQMAGRFGIEVDFIAGDWRRGADPAEIEARLAEDAAHAIKAVMVVHNETSTGATSRIADIRAAIDRAGHPALLMVDTISSLGSVDYRHDEWKVDVSVSCSQKGFMLPPGLGFNAISEKARAAARTNRMPRSYFDWEEMLKPNAKGFFPYTPATNLLYGLREAIAMLLEEGLDNVFARHQRLAAATRAAVHHWGLEVLCQEPQEHSPVLTAVLMPPGHDADQFRQVVLDNYNMSLGAGLSKVAGKVFRIGHLGECNELTLLGALTGVEMGLSVAGVPHRAGGVAAAMSYLEGRTETNNPTPLKVVGV from the coding sequence ATGCGACAAGGACGGCATTTTCTGCAGATTCCGGGCCCGAGCCCGGTTCCAGACCGCGTTCTCCGCGCCATGGACATGCCCGTGATCGATCACCGCAGTGCCCAGTTCGCCGAGCTCGGCCGGGCGGTGCTGGAGGGTAGCCAGAGGATTTTCCAGACCGCTGGACCGGTGGTGATCTTCCCGTCGTCAGGGACAGGCGCCTGGGAGGCCGCAATCGTCAATACGCTTTCGCCCGGCGACAAGGTCCTGATGGTGGAGACCGGCCACTTTGCGACCCTGTGGCGCCAGATGGCGGGCCGTTTCGGGATCGAGGTCGATTTCATTGCCGGGGATTGGCGTCGCGGGGCCGACCCCGCCGAGATCGAGGCCAGGCTCGCGGAGGATGCCGCACACGCGATCAAAGCGGTGATGGTGGTCCATAACGAGACGTCGACCGGCGCCACTAGCCGTATCGCCGACATCCGCGCCGCGATTGATCGGGCCGGACATCCCGCATTGTTGATGGTCGACACCATCTCTTCGCTCGGGTCGGTCGACTACCGGCATGACGAATGGAAGGTCGACGTCAGCGTCAGTTGCTCACAAAAGGGTTTCATGCTGCCGCCCGGCCTCGGCTTCAACGCGATCTCGGAGAAGGCCCGCGCCGCCGCCAGAACCAACCGGATGCCGCGCTCCTATTTCGACTGGGAGGAGATGCTGAAGCCGAACGCGAAGGGCTTCTTCCCGTATACGCCGGCGACAAACCTGCTCTACGGGCTGCGTGAGGCGATCGCGATGCTGCTGGAAGAGGGGCTCGACAATGTGTTCGCGCGTCACCAGCGGCTTGCCGCAGCGACGCGAGCGGCGGTCCATCACTGGGGGCTGGAGGTGCTGTGCCAGGAACCTCAGGAGCATTCGCCCGTGCTAACCGCCGTCCTGATGCCGCCGGGGCACGACGCCGATCAATTCCGTCAGGTCGTGCTCGACAACTATAACATGTCGCTCGGCGCAGGCCTGTCGAAAGTCGCGGGCAAGGTGTTCCGCATCGGCCATCTCGGCGAATGCAACGAGCTCACGCTGCTCGGGGCGTTGACCGGCGTCGAGATGGGGTTGTCGGTCGCCGGCGTACCGCATCGGGCAGGCGGCGTGGCGGCTGCGATGAGCTACCTCGAAGGCCGAACGGAAACCAACAATCCCACGCCTCTCAAAGTGGTGGGCGTGTAA
- a CDS encoding Bug family tripartite tricarboxylate transporter substrate binding protein → MRKVTGVAVGLLLAAGAMPALAWEPTKPVEIVVAAGAGGASDQMARMMQAAIQKNGLMKAPIVVSLKGGASGAEALMYMKSSDGDANKVLIAYSLIYMLPLSAKIPFNWRDLTPVAVVAMDQFVLWDNAAGPKSVKDFIAAAKAAAPPFKMGGTGSKPEDHVLTIFMEKKTGAKFSYLPYKSGGEAATQLVGNHTESNVNNPSENLEVWRAGQVRALCVFDKERISYTTKVTETQSWNDIPTCKEEGLDVQYLMLRAMFLPGKVSQEQQAFYVDLLQKISQTPEYRNYMEKQALKPVFLKGQEMLKFLEEDDALNKSLMTEAGFAAP, encoded by the coding sequence ATGCGCAAGGTAACAGGCGTCGCCGTTGGACTGCTACTGGCTGCAGGCGCAATGCCGGCACTGGCATGGGAGCCGACGAAGCCGGTCGAGATCGTGGTTGCGGCGGGTGCCGGCGGCGCCTCGGATCAGATGGCCCGCATGATGCAGGCGGCGATCCAGAAGAATGGCTTGATGAAGGCTCCGATCGTGGTGTCCCTGAAGGGTGGGGCATCCGGCGCCGAAGCGCTCATGTACATGAAATCCAGCGATGGCGACGCCAACAAGGTGCTGATCGCCTATTCCCTGATTTACATGCTGCCGCTGTCAGCGAAAATTCCCTTCAATTGGCGCGACCTCACACCCGTGGCTGTCGTGGCGATGGATCAGTTCGTCCTGTGGGACAATGCGGCAGGTCCAAAGTCGGTCAAGGACTTCATCGCTGCCGCGAAGGCCGCCGCGCCTCCGTTCAAGATGGGCGGCACGGGTTCCAAACCTGAGGATCATGTGCTCACGATATTCATGGAAAAGAAGACCGGCGCCAAATTTTCCTACCTGCCGTACAAATCCGGCGGCGAAGCCGCAACGCAGCTGGTCGGCAACCACACCGAATCCAACGTCAATAATCCTTCCGAAAATCTGGAAGTCTGGCGCGCCGGCCAGGTGCGCGCGCTCTGCGTGTTCGACAAGGAGAGAATTTCCTACACCACCAAGGTGACCGAAACGCAGTCGTGGAACGATATTCCGACCTGCAAAGAAGAAGGTCTCGATGTGCAGTATCTGATGCTGCGCGCGATGTTCCTGCCCGGAAAAGTCAGCCAGGAGCAACAGGCATTCTACGTCGACCTGCTTCAAAAGATTTCCCAGACGCCCGAGTACCGGAACTACATGGAGAAGCAGGCGCTGAAGCCGGTCTTCCTCAAGGGGCAGGAGATGCTCAAATTCCTCGAAGAGGATGACGCGTTGAACAAGTCGCTGATGACGGAAGCAGGGTTTGCAGCGCCGTAA